The genomic region CATCCAGTTTGAACTTGAAAATACCACAGGGTTTCCCGAACCATCATATGAACCTCACACACATAACTTGACAGTACCAGACTCAAACCCCGAAGAGCATACACAACCTTCTGCAAGGCTAATGGATTCCCAAGAAATACGAGAGACCTACTTTGATTTAAATAGATCACAAGCAAATTACAGTGAGAAAGACAGCAACCATACTCAAGAGGCAACCCCAATGACCCCTGACAACATGATCCAGgtgaagctggaggaggaagcagTAGAAGGGCCTGGGCAGATGTCCCTTTCAACTCAGTCGccaagagaggaaggagagctTCTTATACAAGCTACCCAAGCTCCCATCAAAAACCTGACCTCACTGTTGCTCCCTCTTGATGGGTCTGGAGATATTTCTCAAGGTACGAATTTACAAAtttaagagtctacagccatgctgaTAGCTGatagctaaatgctaatatcagcatCCTGACATGtacacagtgacaatgctaacatgtcAATGATTAGCAGGTATgttgtttaccatgttcactatCTTAGCGTAGTGTGGACCAAAATGTTGAACCAAATGACCAATTCTGCAGTTTAGAAAGCtatgctgctagcatggctgaaaACATCAGTATCTTATAATTACAGCtccaaacatgttttatgtttcttttttttttccagagagtGACCTGGATGTCGAAGCAGTCAGTTTGATCTCCACAACCGATTCCTCCACTTCCGGCTTCACTGTTCACCTGTCACCTTCTGCCTTAGCTAGCACCACTCCCGCTGAGCTTCAGACTGGATTCCCAGATCCAACATCCTCATCTCAAATTATTGAAAAACTGGGCTTCGATATCCTGTCCACAGCAACACAACTGTGGGAGTCTCCCATTTCTAGACAGGAGGGAAGCGCAAGCTTAGAAACTGAAGACACAGTCACCATGGAAAGTGGGGAAAAACAGCTACACCCAACAAAGGCTGAAGACAACCTTGTTTCTGGAGTAAGTTCTGCTACCACTGAGTCTCCAGAGGGGTCGAGCACCTCTCAGTTGCCTACTGATTCCACCACAGCAGGATATCGGACTTCGGGGTACAGAGTGTATTTGGATACTGCAACCACTGCTTATGAAGAGGCAAGTGGACAGGAACCTAGTTCAGTTACTTCAATTGTTGGAGAAGACATTAAAGTTACTTCAACCCTTGAAGAGGATGTTACAGTTAACAGTATCCTTGTTGAGGAAATTAAAGTTTCCCCAACCATTGAAGAAGAGGCTGAGGTTTCCTTTTCACTGGAACAGGAAGTTAAAGCCCCCCCAACCCCTAAAGAGAACATTACAGTTACCCCAACCCTTGAAGATGAGGTTAAAGTTTCCTTTTCACTGGAACAGAATGTTACAGTTGCCCCAACCCATGAAGAAGAAACTTATGTTGCCTCAACGCTTGAACAAGAACCTAGCATTACCCCAACCCTTGAAGAAGTTACTAATGTTTCTCCAACCTTTGAGGAAGAGGTAAGCCTCACCCCATCCCTTGAGGAAGTGAATATTGTCCCAACCCTTGAAGAAACAACAGCTGCCCCAACCCTTGAAGAAGAAGCTTATGTTTCCCCACCCTTAGAAGAAGAAGCTAATTTTGCCTCAGCCTTAGAAGAGGAAGTTAACATTTCCTCAACTGTAGATGAAGAAACTACCATTTCCCCAACCATAGAAGCTAATGTTGCCTCAGCCCTTGAAGAAGAAGCTAGCTTTGCCCCAACTGTTGAGGAGGACTTTACCATCTTTCCTCTTGATTCTCAAACATCTAGCTGGGATCCACTGACCACCACAAGTGGACCTCAAGAATCTCTCAACGATCTGGAGTACAGTGGAAAAACCTCCACAGCGGCTCTAGATTCACCCTCAAGTACAAAACCCACCACTGCTACCGCAAAGACGACCACCGCCACCATCACAACCACCACACATTGGTCTAGACGTGCCTGGAGCCCAACCACTTCAAGACCAAGAGTTTTCCACAAGACGACAGAGCCCCAGAAGGTGACGCACCTCATACCACCAGTGGATCAGGGTCTGGTGGATGTTGAGTTTAGTCTCACCCAGCCACCCACCCTGCTTATCTTGCCCAATGAGAGGGCTGCTGTAGGCGGTACAGGGAAGTCTTCAGGTAATGTTAAAGCCACTCTCATCAGCCTAACCGTCCTCCTCTTGCTACTCGACGCAATGATGCACTAAAATCCCTGGTCTGTCCTCTGCCCCAACCTGCCTCTGCTCCATTTTCTGTAAAACACCTCCCCTCCTTTTCAAACGACTTCCCACGTTTGTTTCACTTGTCTCAGAAAGCCCACTCACCCTTCTGACTCCTCACGCTTCTCACTTCTGTCCTTGTGATCCCACCTCCCCTTCAAGATACTCACACTGGGACAGCTCCCATTTGACATTTGTCAACAGTCCAGTCTTGTCATGCatgatgttttcttcttcatccaAAGATTGACTTCTGTGAAGTACTGTAACATAGTGGTATGCTTGAATGAGTGTTTCAGTGCTTCTTCTACATATGACGTGATTTTCTGCAACAGTGGATGGTTGTAGCATCGGTAAACCTTTCACAGAACCTTGATCAgtggattttgttttctgaaaattCATCTCTTCACCAAACAAGTGCAAATTAttctctttattattattattctaatttTCTTCCCGCTAACTGTCAAAACTCACCGTGTTTTTTGCAGTAATCTGGAAGTAACATGATAAAGGGACTTGATCTTCCTCTGTAAAAGCAATTACGTCGGAATGTAACAGCACTGACCAGTGCAATCGCAATACTGTTTTATATCTAATTCATAACTGTCAGGTCAtcagctgttaaaaactgttCTCTTTCCTCAGATTTGTAGACCTCTATTGCTATTTCAGACAGTCTAGTACCAGAAGCACAGgttattattgtgtttataagcacaaatatatttcagtgttaATTTGTTGTGAGTGGTAGCATTTAGCaacatgtttttgaatgttCTCTATGGGTCATTAATGTTTTCATACTCAAGTCATGTTCTCTTGTTTAACCACAATCTTTCAAGATTTGTAcagtattgtgtttttttttaggtgtaATAATGATAAAGTCTAACTAATTGATGTTTGTTTCTCGTCTCACCATCAGTTGaaatctgttattttgttttccttcagtctCAAACATTTTAGTCTGAAATTTTGATGCATTTCTGCCAAGAAAAGGAGTAAAAGTTAGATATGACCAAAGTAAAAATCCTCACAGTCAAAAAATTTCAGCAGATGTAACTGTCTCATATTTGCAACATCTcatatctcataattttgagttaacattaacatgttaacttaacatctgttttcttttcctggcaGAAATTCATAGATAATTTTGTTGCCACTCTGAACTTCAGAACAAATGTAGGGAATAGCCTTCCAACATAATGGACAGCCTATTATTTTAATCAGAGAACAAGGCAATTTATTTATAGAGGGCATTTCATTACTGGAAAACTCAATGTACTTTACATAAAAGTGAATACAGCACAGTTCTCCAGAACAGAACTTAAAACAGAATTCAAAATGATGCAAAGACATTACTGTACTAAAACAAACCAGAGTGGCACTGCATATTTACAGGCACTTTCAAATGATTTAAAGATTTCTGCATCACAAAACAGACTTGTTTTTACTGGCAGTCCTGTCTTAACAACCCCCTGAGTGGTTCCAGTCAGCCATATTTGTGGTGATAATTAAATGACTTTGTGCTGCAGCTTCATTCAGCATGTCTACAGTTACATTTAGGACTTAGCATCTAGAAATATGAGAGAGTCTCTTCTAATGTATTCTAGGCAAACCTTatttaaaaagtacattaaCAAAACAATATACACAGTAATTGAAAATACAATGAATCACATGAATGTCATTATTCTTGGGAAggcaacaatttaaaaaaagttaattaaaagaAGATtacaggaaacagcagctgttacACAAGAAGCTCTGCTGgagcattttcatttaatggaaaacaaaatatttcagcagACTACAGCGTAGAAAGTATGAGAAACGCTGTGGGAAAGCCACCACCACTCATCCAGTAATTCAAATTACCaacctacaggcaatttattGTCCCGTGAGGAAAACTGCACTacaacttcaaaaaaaaaaaaaagaaaagaaagaaaaaaaaagggaagtcATGCAGACTCCTCACAGAAGTAGGTGAGAACTGAACCAAAGTTCTTGTTACAGCAAAAATCTTTGATCATTCTCAAGATACCAACATGGGTAACAGCAAAAGGTTTCATTGGTTTACACTTACAGACCCATCTTGATGGGTTCCCATGCTCCAGCTGTGTATTTGTCAACAAAACTGAATGATGGTTTAACTTTGACTGCATATGATCCTCATTAGACATAGGTAAGGCAGTTATTAcctttcatacacacactgactcaaagAGAGCTGTCTAAATAGCAGTAAGTGAGTGTTCACTATAATGACAGACACCCCAGTGTTCTTGTTTATAGGGTGTCAAAGGAAAACCAAAGCCActtgtaaaatgtttaatttcagaTACACATGCCATCATTTTACCTTCTTTTACAAATTtagaaaattaaactgaaactttaaactttaaacaactAGGCTACCTTCTGAtggtgacactgaactgaacataTGCTTCTTTTGTACGGTGTAATCATCCATACAGGAGTTTGACAATGTAAACTCACAATTTCCTAAATAtgtcaacacaaaaacataagaAGGCACACATTTTtgggaaatgaaatgattaCTTATTAATTCATTACATTATTTCAGCGTTAACTCAGCTGTGACAGGATGCAACAGCAACAAGTTCTGAATAATGGTCTTGTGTGAgcattttaaaggtttttttttctttaagggAGAGAGTATAACAAATGCACACGTGTATCTTGTCTATGTGAGCTACAGGGTGAAACAGCTAGCACCAGAGGAGAATTTTTCACAGTAGAGCTCCAGTGCTAAAAAATGCACTGTTATGTATTTGTATCAAATATGACAGATATTGATTCAAAGGAAGCGATTTCTACTTCTGCACAGAGACCGACAGCGTGCTTTGAGGAAGAGCATAGAGAGTAGTTaccaaaacaaatcacagcagtGTCTGTTGATTATCATGTGTAACCATGTAATTGCATTTTAAAAGGAACATCGTTGGGTTTTCCTGTTGGCAAGTTAAACTACAGTTTGAAGCTCCAAACCACATGAAAGTCAAACTGAAACTATGCAGATACTAGACTATAGAAACTCCTTataaggaagaaaaaatataCTGTGTTTTGAGTGAcctgtcttttttaaaacagtaaaaccaaaTCACACAATACAATCTCATTTGGCATCTTTAAGGCTCCACCTTTCACAAGTATGATATGAAAGGTTGATAATTAAGAGAAAATGGGAGAAAAAGATAGAGAGTCAATGTAGGAGAACCCAGATCTGATGCAAGAACAGGACCTGAGGAGTTTAACATGAAGTTTGTCCTCTGCTGCCATCTGTTGGCTCACGTGGATCATGATGCCTTGACAACATTTTATCTGAATATATGTCATGAAATGTGCCACTCTTAAGATATTtctacatgtttatttttctctgcatttatGTATACATTTAACTCATGTAAATATGAATTGACATTACTTTGTGCTACACATAATTGCAATAAGCACAGTATAATGGATTAGATACATGATTTCAAGACTTTTAAAGAGACAGTAATATTAATTATTGTGAGTTACCTCAACAGTTAATCAGTATTTCCCACACCAAACTGACTTTTTCCTGATAATTCTCTTACTTTCATTTGTACTTGCAAATACATGTAAACATAATTTCCTGTGCACTATTAAcaataacatactgtatacagaCTATGTCCTGTGCTGTTTACGATGCAGAATAATTTACTAATAACTGgacctgctgtgtttcagaTGCCTGTGTGGACGACCCCTGTCTCAACGGAGGAACCTGTACAGATCGAGATGGGCAGATTAAATGTCTCTGTTTGCCAACATATGGAGGAGACTTCTGTCAGACCGGTGagctctctgctgtttttttctgcagaaataACTTCTGTTAGGTCTTCTAAATAAGTTGCTGAGCTGGTAGCTGTTTCATAAAAGAGAGAAGATGGTTCAGGAATCTAGAGATTCATTTTCAATACTGATAACTGAAATGCTGTATGCACAGACAAACTGGGGTGGTTTCTCATTGACTTGCATAGTGCAATCTGTTCAGACATTAACATTCATATACTCCATATACTGTGTATGCTCTAGCCAGGATTACCAACAGGGCAAAGCATGCAGGTTCCTGGGGTTCTTCAGTGTCCGTTCTCCTCTTCTGTATTTCTTTCAGATCTGGAGCATTGTGAGCCAGGCTGGGATAAGTTTCAAGGTTTCTGTTACCGACACTTCAGCCAGCGCCTGAGCTGGGAGGTGGCTGAGCAGCACTGTCGCATGCAGGGAGCTCACCTGGTGTCCATCATGACCCCTGAGGAGCAGAGTTACATCAACAGTATGTTCACTGTGCCAATCTACAGGAAATCAGATAGTTTTGCCTGCATTGTTTCATGAAGACTTATCTTATTGCCCTCCTTCTCAGGCAACTACAAAGAATACCAGTGGACAGGTCTGAATGATAAGACCATCGAGGATGATTTCCGCTGGTCTGATGGCAACCCGCTGGTGAGAAATATTCAAAACCATGAGAAACAAATACAATATAGCTGTTTGTTGGCTACAAATGTGTGACCACCTAACATTCACATCACAGAAAGATAAACTGGTCGTATTGTTCTTGTGTGAATGCTCTAATTATTTGACATTtagcaaattatttttttgtttatgattCAACCCACTAGGATTTAGTCTTTTTTCAGGTCTTGAGAAAACCTTGACTCTGTCTGActagatatttttgttttgatactttatgtttatatatgtatgtatatatatatatatatatataatat from Lates calcarifer isolate ASB-BC8 linkage group LG3, TLL_Latcal_v3, whole genome shotgun sequence harbors:
- the LOC108879476 gene encoding LOW QUALITY PROTEIN: brevican core protein-like (The sequence of the model RefSeq protein was modified relative to this genomic sequence to represent the inferred CDS: deleted 1 base in 1 codon) encodes the protein MLLRRIQHVQILPLLCAVCSVTVAFPTQAPSAYDDVRSLQVNIPHSGPIFAPLGSSISIPCLVSLSSTPTTAASSSFPVVPRIKWTVVSGGVETQILVARGQRVKVNEAYRDRAALLNYTSSTDDASLWLGDLRSSDSGHYRCEVQQGLEDASDLVQLKVKGVVFHYRDALGRYAFSFHEAQRACEAIGAEIATADQLLAAYYDGYEQCDAGWLADQSVRYPIQVPREGCYGDMDGQPGLRNYGTMDPDDLFDVYCYVEQIDGEVFHNSVPQQLSFNEAQSYCRAAGAELATTAQLYLAWSEGLDRCSPGWLSDRSVRYPIITPRERCGGPQPGVKTLYRFSNQTGFPEPSSLHDVYCFKDNRIAPTHLPMDYMATEPEDVGQDVVILTETDEELQLNQHAEQVEREAQSVLVSFPFVSGTSTEENLVDTHPTVTSDTTESPLNTTSLDLLQPFDETLSPTEMSSHSQHLTELMNNTISSTETYYFPQNASLMPNFYNETDSYHNLNLTFHQFELENTTGFPEPSYEPHTHNLTVPDSNPEEHTQPSARLMDSQEIRETYFDLNRSQANYSEKDSNHTQEATPMTPDNMIQVKLEEEAVEGPGQMSLSTQSPREEGELLIQATQAPIKNLTSLLLPLDGSGDISQESDLDVEAVSLISTTDSSTSGFTVHLSPSALASTTPAELQTGFPDPTSSSQIIEKLGFDILSTATQLWESPISRQEGSASLETEDTVTMESGEKQLHPTKAEDNLVSGVSSATTESPEGSSTSQLPTDSTTAGYRTSGYRVYLDTATTAYEEASGQEPSSVTSIVGEDIKVTSTLEEDVTVNSILVEEIKVSPTIEEEAEVSFSLEQEVKAPPTPKENITVTPTLEDEVKVSFSLEQNVTVAPTHEEETYVASTLEQEPSITPTLEEVTNVSPTFEEEVSLTPSLEEVNIVPTLEETTAAPTLEEEAYVSPPLEEEANFASALEEEVNISSTVDEETTISPTIEANVASALEEEASFAPTVEEDFTIFPLDSQTSSWDPLTTTSGPQESLNDLEYSGKTSTAALDSPSSTKPTTATAKTTTATITTTTHWSRRAWSPTTSRPRVFHKTTEPQKVTHLIPPVDQGLVDVEFSLTQPPTLLILPNERAAVGGTGKSSDACVDDPCLNGGTCTDRDGQIKCLCLPTYGGDFCQTDLEHCEPGWDKFQGFCYRHFSQRLSWEVAEQHCRMQGAHLVSIMTPEEQSYINSNYKEYQWTGLNDKTIEDDFRWSDGNPLLYENWYRGQPDSYFLSGEDCVVMVWHDDGRWSDVPCNYHLAYTCKKGTSSCGPPPKVRNTSIFGKPRQRYETNAVIRYHCAEGFQQKLNPLIRCLSGGVWERPQILCIPEVEGPTQHPEVTSPTNNNFAAAEDDFEATKKTLQYWDIKF